The DNA window CACTGCCGCCTTTTTCCTTTTTTTTCACTGGACAGTTTTTTCACTGGTATTTCGCTGGCCTGTAACCAAGTGGAAAAAATCGGAATATGACTGCGCGGTGGTCTGCGGATATCCTGCTGATCGAGACGGAAAGCCCTCGAAGATCATGCGGACTCGTGTAGAGAAAGCGGCAGAACTGTGGAAGGATGGAAAAGTAAAAAAATTGTTGTTCTCAGGAGGAGCAGTATTTAATTCTTTCAAAGAAGCAGAAGTAATGAAAAAATACGCGGAAGAATTAGGAGTGAAAGAGGCGTATATCCTGACGGAAGACCAGGCGGTCAGCACTTATCATAACATGATGTACGCCAGAGAAATCATGGAACAAAATGGTCTGAGAAGCTGTGCGGTGGTGACAAACCGATGGCATCTGCGCAAGGCCGATCATTACGCAAGAAAATTTGGAATGGATTATGTAATGTGTCCGGCCAGGAATGGAGAGCGGTGGATAAACGCGCTGTATCGCTGGATCAGTACGAATGTGCATATGTATATGAATCTGTATCGGGGGTATTACTGATTAAATTGGGGACGTAGTAAAATTCAATTTTACTACGTCCCCAATTTAATAATGCCCTGTACCCAATTAGAACAAAAGCCCGATATGATACACAATGCAGCTCATTCCCCAGGCTGCCAGCAGCTGGAATGAGATGATGCCGATGGTCTGTTTCCAGCTCCCCAATTCCCGGTGAATAGTTGCGATGGTAGCTGTGCACGGAATGTACAGCAGGCAGAAGACCATCAGCGCATAGGCGTTTGCGGGTCCAAAGCCCATGGTGGCAAGTATGGCGGACAGCGCTCCCATGCCCTGGTCGGTGGCGATGTTTTGGATACCGAATAAGACGCCGCAGCTGGATACTACCACTTCTTTGGCGGCTATGCCGGCGATGAGAGCTACAATGATCTGCCAGTAGCCAAGACCCGCCGGGCGGAACAGGGGAACTGCCACCCGTCCGATCACAGCGCCAAAGCTTTCGCTGATATCGGTGACATATCCCTGCGGACCAAAGTTTAGGATGATCCACATGATGACGGAGGCGACAAAAATGACGGTTCCGGCGCGGGTCAGATAATCTTTTACTTTCTCCCAAACATAGATGCCGATGGTCCTGGCATTGGGAGATTTGTATTCGGGCAGTTCGATCAGAAGGGCGTGTTCTGCCCGGCTTCCATCTATCTTTGAGATGATAAAAGCTGTGGTGATCGCCACGACAATTCCAAGCAGGTACATAGAATAACATACGATCATGGCATATTTTCCAAAAAACATAGAGGAAAACAGTACATAGATCGGAAGTCTGGCGCTGCAGGACATAAACGGGGTGATCAAAATAGTCTTGAACCGGTCTTTGTTATGTTCCAGGGTCCGTGAGGCCATGACAGCCGGCACGGAACAGCCAAATCCTACCAGCAGGGGAAGGAAGGCGCGGCCTGAAAGCCCCAGGCGACTCATGATATCATCCATGACGAAAGCGACTCTGGCCATGTATCCGCTGTCTTCCAATAAGGCGAGAGCCAGAAATAAGATGAAAATGTTGGGCAGGA is part of the Lachnospiraceae bacterium KGMB03038 genome and encodes:
- a CDS encoding YdcF family protein, with amino-acid sequence MKEQKRAKRILKITAAFFLFFHWTVFSLVFRWPVTKWKKSEYDCAVVCGYPADRDGKPSKIMRTRVEKAAELWKDGKVKKLLFSGGAVFNSFKEAEVMKKYAEELGVKEAYILTEDQAVSTYHNMMYAREIMEQNGLRSCAVVTNRWHLRKADHYARKFGMDYVMCPARNGERWINALYRWISTNVHMYMNLYRGYY